From one Pontibacillus sp. HMF3514 genomic stretch:
- a CDS encoding FxLYD domain-containing protein, with the protein MAHCPYCGTKTNEDESFCVHCGKSLPADLKERSQGYQSKGFNRWWILPISVFILSIIALGSMYALFEQKTTQAKEKFNQGEALALKGNYDEAQDYFNDALDLSYQFPAAIENKQFLKVATLVKRDLNEAKNMNDEQKFQKALEFIDKAEKRLKNYNGDAVEQLVNDITKARNQTKLSHLQFLMKKQPSIDEQKMLLWRAEAIQHEEAKTIANQIRKRIVSHAFSTANEELKQKQYTKARSIVEEGLRYAPDSEKLQSMKITIEKEKAAFEEAQKDRIEQAMEAAEKEREINKKDAVEIVSVETKLDEYGDLVVKGKIKSVATVPISSVSIKYKLYNKDGEMVLENDVYTYPDTLYPDEIGKFEFTHYDVNEELEIKKEEIKPTWFLD; encoded by the coding sequence ATGGCTCATTGTCCATATTGTGGGACAAAAACCAATGAAGATGAAAGCTTTTGCGTTCATTGTGGAAAGTCCCTACCAGCAGACTTAAAAGAACGATCACAAGGATATCAATCTAAAGGATTTAACCGTTGGTGGATCCTCCCTATAAGTGTGTTTATTCTTTCTATTATTGCATTAGGAAGTATGTATGCTCTCTTTGAACAAAAAACTACTCAAGCGAAAGAAAAGTTTAACCAAGGAGAAGCATTAGCACTTAAAGGTAATTACGATGAGGCGCAAGATTACTTTAATGATGCATTAGACCTTAGTTACCAATTCCCTGCAGCGATAGAAAACAAACAATTTTTAAAGGTTGCTACATTAGTCAAACGTGACTTAAATGAAGCCAAAAACATGAATGATGAGCAAAAGTTTCAAAAAGCATTAGAATTTATAGATAAGGCTGAAAAGAGACTCAAGAACTATAATGGTGATGCTGTAGAGCAATTAGTCAATGACATTACAAAAGCTCGTAATCAAACGAAATTATCTCATTTACAATTTTTAATGAAAAAACAACCATCCATTGATGAGCAAAAAATGTTGTTATGGCGTGCAGAAGCCATTCAACACGAGGAAGCTAAAACAATTGCAAACCAAATTCGTAAGCGAATCGTTTCTCATGCTTTTTCAACAGCAAATGAAGAGCTCAAGCAAAAACAATATACCAAAGCACGCTCTATCGTTGAAGAAGGCCTGCGCTACGCACCTGATAGTGAAAAACTACAAAGTATGAAAATCACTATCGAAAAAGAGAAAGCCGCATTTGAAGAAGCACAGAAAGATCGAATTGAACAGGCGATGGAAGCAGCAGAAAAAGAACGTGAAATAAACAAAAAAGATGCAGTAGAAATCGTAAGTGTAGAAACGAAACTTGATGAGTATGGTGACCTTGTCGTTAAAGGTAAAATTAAAAGTGTTGCAACAGTTCCGATCAGTTCTGTTTCCATTAAGTACAAATTATATAACAAGGATGGAGAAATGGTTTTAGAGAATGACGTGTACACATACCCTGATACCCTTTATCCAGATGAGATTGGGAAATTTGAATTTACCCATTATGATGTAAACGAAGAATTAGAAATTAAAAAAGAAGAAATTAAACCAACCTGGTTCTTAGACTAG
- a CDS encoding DUF1659 domain-containing protein: MALATMTDSRLQLIFEDGLDEEGKPLFSNKNFNNVKTSSTTDQLYAVTMALVPLQQLQLSGIERDDTSVVTSGTSV; encoded by the coding sequence ATGGCTTTAGCTACTATGACGGATTCAAGATTACAGCTGATTTTTGAAGATGGTTTAGATGAAGAAGGCAAACCCCTGTTCTCCAACAAGAACTTTAACAATGTGAAAACATCTTCTACAACGGACCAGTTGTACGCAGTGACGATGGCTTTGGTTCCTTTACAGCAACTACAGCTGTCTGGAATTGAGCGTGATGACACTAGTGTTGTTACATCAGGTACATCAGTTTAA
- a CDS encoding DUF2922 domain-containing protein, with protein MAKKLELKFYNEENRTVTISLDQPVEPADPVAINQAMDEIITQNCFASSGGDLVAKKEARIVERNVFEIDL; from the coding sequence ATGGCGAAAAAGCTAGAGTTGAAATTTTACAATGAAGAAAATCGAACGGTAACGATTTCATTGGATCAACCTGTTGAACCAGCTGATCCAGTAGCCATTAATCAAGCTATGGATGAAATTATTACTCAAAATTGTTTTGCTTCAAGTGGTGGGGATTTAGTTGCCAAGAAAGAAGCTCGCATTGTAGAACGTAATGTATTTGAGATTGACCTATAA
- a CDS encoding YvrJ family protein: MESWMTWLPEVGFPVVVTFYLLHRMEGKLDMLISSIHKIADQMKPS, translated from the coding sequence ATGGAGAGTTGGATGACATGGCTTCCAGAGGTTGGCTTCCCGGTCGTAGTAACTTTTTATTTGCTACACCGAATGGAAGGCAAATTGGATATGTTAATATCAAGTATCCATAAAATCGCCGATCAAATGAAGCCTTCTTGA
- the lepB gene encoding signal peptidase I, translating to MREKIKNEAWEWTKAITLALILAFIVRHFVFATSIVEGTSMEPTLEDGERVLYNKMVYLVGEPDRGDIVIIQRPTKNYVKRVVGLPGDKVEVRDHTLYVNDKKVDQEYLNQEAIKETGDFSPVTIPKDKYFVMGDNRDISKDSRTGLGYISHDEIIGRSELIISPFDEWSWTR from the coding sequence TTGAGAGAAAAAATAAAGAATGAAGCTTGGGAATGGACAAAAGCCATCACCTTAGCACTAATATTAGCTTTCATTGTACGTCACTTTGTATTCGCTACTTCGATCGTAGAAGGAACGAGCATGGAACCTACATTAGAAGATGGAGAACGTGTTTTATATAATAAGATGGTTTATTTAGTAGGTGAACCTGATAGAGGCGACATCGTCATTATTCAGCGACCAACTAAAAATTATGTGAAACGAGTTGTCGGTTTACCTGGAGATAAAGTAGAAGTAAGGGATCATACTTTATATGTAAATGATAAAAAAGTGGATCAGGAATATTTGAATCAGGAAGCTATAAAAGAAACTGGGGACTTTTCCCCTGTTACAATCCCGAAAGATAAATATTTTGTTATGGGAGACAATCGAGATATTTCTAAAGATAGCCGTACAGGTTTAGGATATATCTCACACGATGAAATTATAGGCCGCTCAGAGTTAATTATTTCGCCTTTTGACGAATGGTCATGGACAAGATAG
- a CDS encoding aspartyl-phosphate phosphatase Spo0E family protein: protein MFDNKLIESDEHLGIKIREKRKEMLDRAMEFGIESDETLTVSQELDLLINQSLHKQIKYRMM from the coding sequence ATGTTTGACAATAAACTAATAGAGTCTGATGAACACTTGGGAATTAAGATAAGAGAGAAGCGCAAGGAAATGTTAGATCGTGCTATGGAATTTGGGATAGAAAGTGATGAAACCTTGACTGTAAGCCAAGAGTTAGATCTATTAATTAATCAAAGTTTACATAAGCAAATTAAATACAGAATGATGTAA
- a CDS encoding aspartyl-phosphate phosphatase Spo0E family protein: protein MAEDISTQHLIQRIESLRKRMIKTATVQGFTSHESLEISQELDRLLNMYENRNNRNVLSCDHKAVKTR, encoded by the coding sequence GTGGCAGAAGACATTAGTACTCAGCATCTAATACAACGAATAGAGTCACTGCGTAAGCGAATGATTAAAACCGCTACAGTCCAAGGGTTCACAAGTCATGAATCGCTAGAAATTAGTCAAGAATTAGATCGATTACTTAATATGTATGAGAATAGAAATAACCGTAACGTTTTGAGTTGTGATCATAAGGCGGTAAAAACTCGCTAA
- a CDS encoding DUF6254 family protein, with translation MSHQKRRKERALRQRKEKQSPHGKVKSFEELTEEHEQQTKDKK, from the coding sequence ATGAGCCACCAAAAAAGAAGGAAAGAACGAGCACTTCGGCAGCGCAAAGAAAAACAATCCCCACATGGGAAAGTGAAAAGCTTTGAAGAGTTGACTGAAGAGCATGAACAACAAACGAAAGACAAAAAATAA
- a CDS encoding aminotransferase A, with product MQHLINPNVTQIEISGIRKFFNMVSGYSDVVSLTIGQPDFPTPDHVKEAGKSAIDQNKTTYTHNAGMLPLREAISAFVYEQYGLHYEPKEEIISTVGASQAIDITFRTILTPGDEVILPGPVYPGYEPLIRLAGATPVHVDTRDHHFKLTKELLQSHITEKTKCIVLPYPSNPTGATLSKDEVADLAKYLHDKNLFVLSDEIYSQLTYDEAHTSIATFQGMKDRTIVINGVSKSHSMTGWRIGYTLAPAWLSKHMLKVHQYNVSCPSSISQYAALDALTNGKADTEVMRQAYEQRLDYVYNRLKDMGLEMDKPGGAFYVFPRFPIENMTSFDLGIELVEKGGLALVPGDAFSSYGQGYMRISYAYDMKTLEQGLDRLEAFLKEKSFI from the coding sequence ATGCAGCACTTAATAAACCCCAATGTAACCCAAATCGAAATATCTGGAATACGAAAATTTTTTAATATGGTTTCGGGTTATAGTGATGTTGTGTCACTAACCATCGGTCAACCAGACTTCCCTACACCTGATCATGTCAAAGAGGCTGGGAAATCTGCCATAGATCAAAATAAAACGACTTATACACACAACGCTGGAATGCTTCCCCTTCGTGAAGCTATTTCTGCATTTGTCTATGAACAATACGGCTTACATTATGAACCTAAAGAAGAAATCATCTCAACAGTAGGTGCTTCTCAAGCAATTGATATCACTTTTCGTACGATATTAACGCCTGGTGATGAGGTCATACTCCCAGGACCTGTTTATCCAGGGTATGAGCCATTAATTCGCCTGGCCGGTGCCACACCTGTACATGTAGATACCAGAGATCATCATTTCAAATTAACCAAAGAATTACTGCAAAGTCATATTACTGAAAAAACAAAATGTATCGTTCTCCCTTATCCATCAAACCCTACTGGTGCTACTTTATCGAAGGATGAAGTAGCAGACCTTGCTAAATATTTACACGATAAAAACCTTTTTGTACTATCTGATGAGATTTACAGTCAGTTGACTTATGATGAAGCTCATACATCAATTGCTACATTTCAAGGAATGAAAGATCGTACGATAGTCATCAATGGTGTTTCAAAGTCTCATTCCATGACGGGATGGCGAATCGGATATACATTAGCTCCCGCTTGGCTTTCCAAGCATATGTTAAAAGTTCATCAATATAATGTGTCCTGCCCTTCATCTATAAGTCAGTATGCAGCACTAGATGCCTTAACAAATGGAAAAGCTGATACTGAAGTGATGAGACAAGCATACGAACAGAGACTAGACTATGTCTATAATCGTTTGAAAGATATGGGCCTAGAAATGGATAAACCTGGAGGAGCATTTTACGTGTTTCCTCGCTTCCCTATCGAAAACATGACTTCTTTTGACTTGGGTATTGAATTAGTTGAAAAAGGAGGTCTAGCTCTAGTTCCAGGTGATGCTTTTTCTTCTTATGGTCAAGGATATATGCGTATATCATATGCTTATGACATGAAGACACTTGAACAAGGACTTGATCGTTTGGAGGCATTTTTGAAGGAAAAATCATTCATATAA
- a CDS encoding FbpB family small basic protein, with translation MKPRVKSFEELINENKQAILKDKEEMSKLEQKIDQRHSQSSTSENRAS, from the coding sequence ATGAAACCAAGAGTAAAATCTTTCGAAGAGCTGATAAACGAAAATAAACAAGCTATATTAAAGGATAAAGAAGAAATGTCTAAGCTTGAACAAAAAATTGACCAACGTCATTCACAGTCTTCAACCTCAGAAAATAGAGCCAGTTAA
- a CDS encoding patatin family protein, giving the protein MENTGLVLEGGGMRGAFTAGVLDFFMDYDMHFPYVVGASAGACNGSSYIAKQRGRNYKVIVGYGSHPEYISLKRAITKRELFGMDFIFDKLPNQLVPFHYDRFFESTNYSQKFVVGTTDVNTGRPVYYDQFNSGEVLLKLIRASSSLPLIAPMIEHGGQQLLDGGIADPIPINPSIEAGNQKHVVVLTRNEGYVKQKMKFSWFFQKKYKDYPNLLKAMELRHERYNETMKRLEKLREEGKVFIIRPEEPLAVSRIERNQSKLHALYEQGYQQAQAQVSDLQSFLKEEEPEFA; this is encoded by the coding sequence ATGGAAAATACGGGTTTAGTGCTAGAAGGAGGAGGCATGAGAGGGGCTTTTACAGCTGGTGTGCTCGACTTTTTTATGGATTATGATATGCATTTTCCATACGTTGTAGGTGCCTCTGCTGGTGCTTGTAATGGAAGCTCCTACATTGCTAAGCAAAGAGGACGTAATTATAAGGTTATCGTTGGGTATGGTAGCCATCCAGAATACATATCGTTAAAAAGAGCTATCACGAAAAGAGAGCTTTTTGGAATGGATTTCATTTTTGATAAGTTGCCGAATCAGCTGGTTCCTTTTCATTACGATCGTTTTTTTGAAAGTACAAATTATTCTCAGAAGTTTGTTGTCGGTACAACAGATGTGAACACTGGACGGCCTGTTTATTATGATCAATTTAATAGTGGAGAAGTTTTGCTTAAACTGATTCGTGCTTCTAGCTCTTTGCCATTAATTGCACCTATGATCGAGCATGGGGGGCAGCAACTATTAGATGGTGGGATTGCTGATCCTATTCCGATTAATCCATCCATAGAAGCTGGTAATCAAAAACATGTAGTCGTTCTAACGCGAAATGAAGGTTATGTGAAGCAGAAGATGAAATTTTCATGGTTTTTCCAAAAGAAATATAAAGATTATCCAAATTTACTAAAAGCCATGGAACTGAGACATGAGCGTTATAATGAGACAATGAAGCGACTAGAAAAATTGAGAGAAGAGGGTAAGGTATTTATTATCCGCCCAGAAGAGCCCCTTGCTGTTAGTCGTATAGAAAGAAATCAATCAAAGCTACATGCGTTGTATGAGCAAGGATACCAACAAGCTCAAGCTCAGGTTAGTGATCTACAATCCTTTCTTAAAGAGGAAGAGCCTGAATTTGCTTGA
- a CDS encoding nitroreductase family protein: MGLQLNEIDRFNLLKQLVKKPDVFQQYDPTVKVPREELEDLIDVAIQAPSSWEKQHWKFLIFEDPKVKEEQLYPIAGSQPYIRDASAVVAVLGDRQAYEHMKQVENSSNVYSLERIQGEQLSIPSVEQKDTKDLATPPLAAIQFMMGAAARGYDTYPTLHFDSTQLSETFNIPNQFVPVMLIAVGKRKESSGTTFSNGVINEWL, from the coding sequence ATGGGACTTCAATTAAATGAAATAGATCGATTTAATTTATTAAAGCAGTTAGTCAAAAAACCTGATGTCTTTCAACAATATGATCCAACGGTTAAGGTACCTCGAGAAGAACTAGAAGATTTGATTGATGTAGCTATTCAAGCTCCATCTTCTTGGGAGAAACAGCATTGGAAGTTTTTAATATTTGAAGATCCTAAAGTGAAAGAAGAACAATTATATCCTATTGCGGGTTCACAACCTTATATAAGAGATGCATCAGCAGTTGTGGCTGTGCTTGGAGATCGACAGGCGTATGAGCATATGAAACAAGTGGAAAACAGTTCGAATGTTTATAGCCTAGAAAGAATTCAAGGTGAACAACTTTCCATACCTTCTGTAGAACAAAAGGATACTAAGGATTTAGCTACTCCGCCGTTAGCAGCTATTCAATTTATGATGGGAGCAGCTGCTAGAGGATATGATACGTATCCAACTCTTCATTTTGATTCAACGCAATTGTCAGAAACATTTAATATCCCTAATCAATTTGTACCCGTTATGCTTATTGCTGTTGGAAAACGAAAGGAATCAAGTGGGACTACTTTTTCAAACGGAGTTATCAATGAATGGTTATAA
- a CDS encoding methyl-accepting chemotaxis protein, translating to MKRFKGLKAKLIGAIVLLVSVILIVQGGASLTLSKRALEENTKENMALQTEQLGTILTNNKVNSDRFRNRLMSQNDLSLKGQIDSALGIIEYFYKKQEESALTEEEAKSKAKEALSKLFYGRGGYFWIDNHDYELVLYPPDRSREGESREDLKAADGNTIVKNMVDEAVSEGESAKRYEMASADGEDVRAYVKHFSPWGWIVGTKQSLSAIDRQVEITQEDQAYTFQEKIKELSVDGSIGVVDSSGVFTYHSNEDWKGSKQEVIDPTNQENVISQLIQKENGFMEFTLNKDGKQTNYLGYVQKLPELGQYVFMTKNQNALFSQVQKQTQYLFMILGGALLITLIVTYFIASSFTKPIQTLKEASLRIREGDLTVEVPVKRKDEIGQLGQAFNDMTTHLRQLVQRSQQISDYVEQTSSGLNQTIEQTAASLDQVSGAVDEIASGTTNQTHKTQEGVEVINSFGDIAANIRETSEHIQTSSKQVQVKSVEGSEIISTLNSKQTDSQSAMKQLEQVMETFTTQISEIQSFTQVITDISEKTNLLALNAAIEAARAGEHGKGFAVVASEVRKLAEQSTNAAEDVDKVIKQIYDEAVAASEVMKQTSQTFEEQSDAVNQTSTIFNTLQDTIQVTTEHFDMIHDQIQELYGIKEQITHMMTEINVVTEQTAASSEEVSASVEEQSSSMNEVQNSMNQLHDQAQELKQAIQQFKL from the coding sequence ATGAAAAGGTTTAAAGGTTTGAAGGCAAAACTGATAGGAGCCATAGTGCTTCTTGTGAGTGTTATATTAATTGTTCAAGGTGGGGCTAGTCTAACATTATCTAAACGTGCATTAGAAGAAAATACGAAAGAGAATATGGCCCTACAAACAGAACAGCTTGGTACTATACTTACAAATAACAAAGTGAATTCGGATCGATTTCGAAATCGTTTGATGAGTCAAAATGACCTTAGTTTGAAAGGTCAAATTGATTCAGCATTAGGAATTATAGAATATTTTTATAAGAAGCAAGAAGAAAGCGCTTTAACAGAAGAGGAAGCCAAATCAAAAGCTAAAGAAGCATTATCGAAGCTTTTCTATGGGCGTGGAGGCTATTTTTGGATTGATAATCATGATTATGAATTAGTCCTATATCCACCAGATCGCTCAAGAGAAGGGGAGAGTCGTGAAGATCTTAAAGCGGCTGATGGGAACACGATTGTAAAAAACATGGTGGATGAAGCTGTTTCAGAAGGTGAATCCGCTAAACGTTATGAAATGGCATCTGCAGATGGTGAAGATGTGCGCGCTTATGTGAAACACTTCAGCCCGTGGGGATGGATCGTTGGAACAAAACAGTCTCTAAGTGCAATTGATAGACAAGTAGAGATTACACAAGAGGATCAAGCCTATACGTTTCAAGAAAAAATAAAAGAATTAAGCGTTGATGGTAGTATTGGAGTTGTAGATTCATCAGGAGTCTTTACATATCACTCCAATGAAGATTGGAAAGGTAGTAAACAAGAAGTTATTGACCCAACAAATCAGGAAAATGTAATCTCTCAACTAATTCAAAAAGAAAATGGGTTTATGGAGTTTACATTGAATAAAGACGGTAAACAGACGAATTATTTAGGCTATGTTCAGAAGTTACCTGAATTAGGCCAATATGTTTTCATGACTAAAAATCAAAATGCATTGTTTAGCCAAGTTCAAAAGCAAACTCAATATCTATTTATGATCCTTGGCGGAGCTTTACTCATCACTTTGATTGTTACGTATTTTATAGCTTCATCATTCACGAAGCCGATTCAAACATTGAAAGAAGCAAGTCTACGAATTCGTGAAGGAGATTTAACGGTTGAAGTACCAGTGAAACGAAAAGATGAAATAGGGCAGTTAGGACAAGCCTTTAATGATATGACTACCCATTTAAGGCAGCTTGTACAAAGATCTCAACAGATTAGTGATTATGTAGAACAAACATCTAGCGGACTCAATCAAACGATTGAACAGACAGCTGCTTCACTTGATCAAGTATCTGGCGCAGTAGATGAAATAGCAAGTGGTACAACAAACCAAACGCATAAAACTCAAGAAGGAGTAGAAGTTATTAATTCTTTCGGGGATATTGCAGCTAATATCAGAGAAACATCAGAGCATATTCAAACCTCTTCTAAACAAGTACAAGTGAAAAGTGTAGAAGGTAGCGAAATCATTTCAACTCTAAATTCTAAGCAAACAGATAGTCAGTCTGCGATGAAGCAATTAGAACAGGTTATGGAGACGTTTACAACTCAGATTAGTGAAATCCAATCATTCACACAAGTCATTACAGATATTAGTGAAAAAACCAATCTTTTAGCTCTAAATGCTGCAATTGAAGCAGCACGTGCAGGAGAACATGGTAAAGGTTTCGCTGTTGTAGCAAGTGAAGTTCGTAAATTAGCTGAACAATCAACGAATGCGGCAGAAGACGTAGATAAGGTCATTAAACAGATCTATGATGAAGCCGTAGCTGCTAGTGAGGTGATGAAACAAACATCACAAACATTTGAGGAACAGAGTGACGCTGTTAATCAAACGAGTACCATCTTTAATACACTCCAAGACACAATTCAGGTAACAACAGAGCACTTTGATATGATCCATGATCAAATCCAGGAGTTATATGGGATTAAAGAACAAATTACTCATATGATGACTGAAATTAATGTCGTTACAGAACAGACAGCAGCCTCATCAGAAGAAGTTTCTGCTTCAGTAGAAGAACAATCCTCATCCATGAATGAGGTTCAGAACAGCATGAATCAGTTGCATGATCAAGCACAAGAGTTAAAGCAAGCCATCCAACAATTTAAGTTATAA
- a CDS encoding PLDc N-terminal domain-containing protein yields MELAGAIIGIFIFVGLVIFLLNIITSIWAYRDSQRKGKSKEYALVVLIGTLFFPIIGLIIYLIIRND; encoded by the coding sequence ATGGAATTAGCTGGTGCTATTATAGGTATATTTATATTTGTTGGGTTAGTAATTTTTCTACTAAATATTATCACAAGTATTTGGGCCTATCGTGATTCACAACGTAAAGGAAAAAGTAAAGAGTATGCGCTTGTCGTATTAATCGGTACATTGTTTTTCCCGATTATTGGTCTTATTATATACTTGATCATTCGAAATGATTAA
- a CDS encoding chemotaxis protein — MNEQERGILLESGTNELEVVEFGIGKNRFGINVIKVKEILTPLPITQIPHSHPSVEGIIDIRGEVVPVVDVAHALGLPSSENPDHDKFILAEFNKTRIVFHVHEVTQIHRISWENIHKPEKMYQGLETQVTGVIQMNEEMLLLLDFEKMMADINPESSVHKDQLKVLGTRERSMKKVLVAEDSALLRALLEETLHEAGYTNLQLFEDGKAAIEHLEQLKDDGKQIDEEYQLVITDIEMPRMDGHHLTKRIKDDEQLSKLPVIIFSSLITEDLRHKGEMVGADAQVSKPEIVELVQLIDSKIL; from the coding sequence ATGAATGAACAAGAGCGAGGAATCCTACTAGAAAGTGGCACAAATGAATTAGAGGTTGTTGAGTTTGGAATTGGCAAGAATCGTTTTGGGATAAATGTTATTAAGGTTAAAGAAATTTTAACACCATTACCAATTACCCAAATCCCACATTCCCATCCTTCTGTTGAAGGTATTATAGATATCAGAGGCGAAGTGGTGCCAGTCGTTGATGTAGCACATGCATTAGGACTCCCTTCATCAGAAAATCCAGATCATGATAAATTCATATTAGCTGAATTTAACAAAACGAGAATTGTTTTTCATGTTCACGAAGTAACCCAAATTCATCGTATTTCATGGGAGAATATTCATAAGCCTGAAAAAATGTATCAGGGACTTGAAACACAAGTGACTGGTGTTATTCAGATGAATGAAGAAATGCTCCTTCTTTTAGACTTTGAAAAAATGATGGCAGATATTAACCCTGAATCTAGTGTACATAAAGACCAATTGAAAGTGTTGGGGACTCGTGAACGTTCTATGAAAAAAGTTTTAGTAGCTGAGGATTCAGCGCTACTGCGAGCTCTATTAGAAGAAACGCTTCATGAAGCAGGTTATACGAATTTGCAGTTATTTGAAGATGGGAAAGCAGCTATTGAGCACCTTGAACAACTAAAGGATGATGGGAAACAAATTGATGAAGAATATCAGTTAGTTATAACAGATATAGAAATGCCTCGTATGGACGGTCATCATCTGACAAAGCGAATCAAAGATGATGAACAATTATCCAAGCTTCCTGTTATCATTTTCTCTTCATTAATTACTGAAGATTTGCGTCATAAAGGTGAAATGGTTGGGGCAGATGCTCAAGTCTCAAAACCTGAGATTGTTGAGCTTGTTCAGTTGATTGATAGTAAAATTCTATAA
- a CDS encoding YkyB family protein has protein sequence MKESTPKVSVENIAQALYVVNRHAKTAPDPRHLYTLKKKAIQQLLQKKQAKKIGLHFSDHPKYSHQHSTLLVQVADYYFHIPPTKQDFQTLSHLGNVDQTFRNPKTNLSLSKAKNVLYQYLDWKDPSKQQQNSKKKSYSYQPSSAFSPWGQFTTWSQQTHRRKR, from the coding sequence TTGAAGGAATCAACCCCTAAAGTGTCTGTAGAGAATATTGCACAAGCATTGTATGTCGTAAATCGCCATGCAAAGACTGCTCCAGACCCAAGACACTTATATACCTTAAAGAAGAAAGCCATCCAACAATTGCTACAGAAAAAGCAAGCCAAAAAGATTGGCCTTCACTTTTCCGACCACCCAAAATATAGCCATCAACATTCCACGCTCTTAGTGCAAGTTGCCGACTATTATTTCCATATCCCACCTACGAAACAGGACTTTCAAACATTAAGCCATTTAGGAAACGTTGATCAGACTTTTCGAAATCCCAAAACCAACCTTTCCTTATCAAAAGCCAAAAATGTTTTATATCAGTACTTGGATTGGAAAGACCCTTCTAAACAGCAACAAAACAGTAAAAAGAAATCATATAGCTATCAACCATCAAGTGCTTTTTCACCTTGGGGACAATTTACAACATGGAGTCAACAGACACACAGAAGAAAAAGATAA
- a CDS encoding SCO family protein: MKKRVLLLGFAMIIGVLSACADQPQTSEEPKTYEGDFSYDIQDFEYKNQDGEMVSSEDLKGKFWVADFIFTNCTSACPPMTANMSKLQSELKKAGLNDKVRLVSFTMDPNHDSPKVLKDYAQKFDAEFTNWDLLTGYSQEEIKKLSIESFKAFLKRTEVQDPAEGQPDYNYVHSSSLYIVSPNGKAIKKYNGNTMDPSVVENMVKDLKEYIK, translated from the coding sequence ATGAAAAAACGTGTATTACTACTAGGCTTTGCTATGATTATAGGTGTTCTAAGTGCTTGTGCTGATCAACCTCAGACGTCAGAAGAACCTAAAACATATGAAGGTGATTTTTCTTACGATATTCAAGACTTTGAATATAAAAACCAAGACGGAGAGATGGTCTCATCAGAAGATTTAAAGGGGAAGTTTTGGGTTGCAGATTTCATTTTCACCAACTGTACATCAGCATGCCCTCCTATGACAGCAAACATGTCAAAATTACAATCTGAACTTAAAAAAGCAGGTTTAAACGATAAAGTGCGACTTGTTTCATTTACGATGGATCCAAACCACGATTCTCCAAAGGTTTTAAAAGATTACGCACAGAAGTTTGATGCTGAATTTACAAACTGGGATTTATTAACAGGGTATAGCCAAGAAGAAATTAAAAAGCTTTCTATTGAATCATTTAAGGCATTTCTAAAACGGACAGAAGTTCAAGACCCTGCTGAAGGACAGCCTGATTATAACTACGTCCATTCATCCAGCTTGTATATCGTTTCACCTAATGGAAAAGCAATTAAAAAGTATAACGGGAATACAATGGATCCAAGTGTTGTAGAAAATATGGTAAAAGATCTTAAAGAATATATTAAGTAA